In a single window of the Anaerocolumna cellulosilytica genome:
- a CDS encoding DUF3267 domain-containing protein, whose protein sequence is MIVSEHVLSSNYVKEERIISVAKANILAILYTFPFIMLFSFLYLRRFSLYDILLQLGSGEGMFYTLLLLFFIILLTVVHELVHGVTWQMYCENKWKSIKFGIMKEFLTPYCHCKETLYIRQYVIGAIMPLIITGIIPMVAAMILQNNYMFLLSQLMILAAGGDIAIVILLLREDKETLAVDHPTKCGCIVYRKK, encoded by the coding sequence ATGATAGTTAGTGAACATGTTTTAAGTAGTAATTACGTAAAGGAAGAAAGAATTATATCTGTCGCAAAAGCCAATATTTTGGCAATCCTTTACACCTTTCCATTCATAATGTTATTTAGTTTTTTATACTTACGGCGGTTTAGTCTGTATGATATCCTGTTACAACTAGGTTCAGGGGAAGGCATGTTTTATACACTTTTATTACTGTTCTTCATAATTTTATTGACAGTAGTTCATGAATTGGTACATGGAGTAACTTGGCAAATGTATTGTGAAAATAAGTGGAAAAGTATCAAGTTTGGAATAATGAAAGAATTTTTAACACCTTATTGCCATTGTAAAGAAACTTTATATATACGGCAATATGTTATCGGCGCAATCATGCCCCTTATTATCACCGGTATTATTCCCATGGTTGCAGCTATGATTCTTCAAAATAATTATATGTTTTTGCTTAGCCAGCTTATGATACTGGCAGCAGGTGGAGATATTGCCATAGTAATCCTTTTATTACGGGAAGATAAAGAAACGCTGGCAGTCGATCATCCAACCAAATGTGGGTGTATTGTATACCGTAAAAAGTGA
- a CDS encoding ABC transporter ATP-binding protein, protein MRSHTKKDNIEYHFIIEYFRKYLKSHLVAFFFYILTVLFNLSIAYVMMQVLDKAIVNRQMNDLIFYLLCYLIGSMLLNVLQVTIDYIYDKIGKKILVTLRISVLKHLFKLDGESLTELNTGFMLSIMHSDIPLLETVLTKMFPSIIISVLTSIGFILLLLFVQPFLLLIILFFEVLTFFVQKKIGDYVKNINEEFINNNTKSYSILQEIFSNAKNVIIMKGILFFTHKFLSNERNLMKSDLKLEVSQTVSNAANNACNALTNFIVLGIGGYMVLKNKITIGGLVMFLNYSGRLLSPISVISQSYIQYQQAKISINRILNFMNHSTKSKHNGIQENDFKGDITFHNVNFAYKDKRVLMNINLEALNGKVTNIIGASGSGKTTLINLLMRFWDINSGIITIDGINIKDFNLSYLRNKISVVSQDVIMFDDTILNNLILKQKIDMDEVIKCLEMADAYDFIMALPNQLDTMIGEKGVTVSGGQRQKLALARALLLNSPIIIFDEVTASLDNVSAKKIENTILKLCPNKTIIIITHKLSISKLSDYIYVLDDGSIVESGTHEELIILPNGIYSHMYSMK, encoded by the coding sequence ATGAGAAGCCATACAAAGAAGGATAATATAGAATATCATTTTATTATAGAATATTTCAGAAAATATTTAAAGAGCCACTTAGTAGCCTTTTTCTTTTATATATTAACAGTATTATTTAATTTATCGATTGCTTATGTAATGATGCAAGTACTTGATAAAGCTATTGTGAATCGTCAAATGAATGATTTGATATTTTATCTATTATGCTATTTGATCGGAAGTATGTTATTAAATGTACTTCAAGTTACAATAGATTATATTTATGATAAAATTGGTAAAAAAATATTAGTTACTTTAAGAATTTCTGTGTTAAAACACTTATTTAAATTAGATGGTGAGTCGCTGACAGAACTCAATACAGGCTTTATGTTATCTATTATGCATAGTGATATACCATTATTAGAAACAGTTTTAACAAAAATGTTTCCTAGTATCATAATAAGTGTCTTAACATCGATTGGATTTATTTTATTATTGTTGTTTGTTCAACCTTTTTTATTATTAATAATATTATTTTTTGAAGTGCTTACATTTTTTGTACAGAAGAAAATTGGAGATTATGTGAAAAACATTAATGAAGAGTTTATTAATAATAATACAAAAAGTTATTCGATTTTACAAGAGATATTTTCTAATGCAAAAAATGTAATCATTATGAAAGGTATTCTGTTTTTTACTCACAAATTTTTAAGTAATGAGAGAAATTTGATGAAATCTGACTTAAAGCTGGAAGTGTCGCAGACAGTATCAAATGCAGCTAACAATGCTTGTAATGCTTTAACCAATTTTATCGTTTTGGGTATTGGAGGATATATGGTATTGAAGAATAAGATTACAATTGGAGGACTTGTAATGTTTTTAAACTATTCAGGACGTTTGCTATCGCCAATTAGTGTAATTAGTCAAAGTTATATCCAATATCAACAAGCTAAAATATCAATTAATAGAATTCTAAATTTTATGAATCATTCAACGAAATCCAAACATAATGGTATTCAAGAAAATGATTTTAAAGGAGATATAACTTTTCACAATGTTAATTTTGCATATAAAGACAAGAGAGTCTTAATGAACATCAATCTCGAGGCATTAAACGGTAAAGTGACTAATATAATTGGTGCAAGTGGGTCTGGCAAAACCACGCTTATCAATCTGCTTATGAGATTTTGGGATATCAATTCAGGGATAATAACAATTGATGGAATCAACATCAAAGATTTTAATTTATCTTATTTGCGGAATAAAATATCAGTAGTATCGCAAGATGTAATAATGTTCGATGATACTATTCTAAATAATTTAATTTTGAAACAAAAAATAGATATGGATGAAGTAATAAAATGTTTAGAAATGGCGGATGCATATGATTTTATTATGGCATTACCGAATCAGTTAGATACGATGATAGGAGAAAAGGGAGTAACAGTATCTGGAGGACAAAGGCAAAAACTAGCATTAGCGAGAGCTTTGTTACTGAATTCACCAATTATAATATTTGATGAAGTTACAGCTTCGTTGGACAATGTCTCTGCTAAAAAAATCGAAAATACTATTCTAAAGTTATGCCCGAATAAGACGATTATTATTATTACACATAAGCTTTCTATCTCTAAACTATCTGATTATATATATGTACTTGATGATGGGTCTATTGTAGAAAGCGGGACACATGAGGAATTAATCATTTTACCAAACGGGATATATTCACATATGTATTCTATGAAATAA
- a CDS encoding HD domain-containing protein, which translates to MYKTQVFVNHEGDHFRTRLTHTLEVAQLARGICKSLALNEDLAEAIAYGHDLGHTPFGHAVERYLDTVMQKENILINGKPARFYHNEQSVRVVDLLESRNTEYKGLNLTYEVREGILKHNKDSSGIYNKLKPNKPCSSLEGQIVGLVDTVAYLCHDLQDGIQSGLIEDAEHTNRDFREGMKEVKDIIANILKVNTNKIDFTRYSDTYFIDDLIHSLIMNITVKSVENLIRNGIKTQEDIKAAADRGETIIAFHDFESKAFDRLRKLIYNNVYGLHTIETMDRKAESVVKELFERFRDNEKLLPPDILDKYLHLNLVPGYDGLPLSKEQVIIDYISCMTDRFALEEYERLRNPHIKI; encoded by the coding sequence ATGTATAAAACCCAGGTATTCGTAAATCATGAAGGGGATCATTTTAGAACAAGGTTGACCCATACACTTGAGGTGGCGCAGCTGGCAAGAGGAATCTGTAAATCCTTAGCACTAAATGAAGATTTGGCAGAGGCCATTGCCTATGGTCATGACTTGGGGCATACACCTTTTGGACATGCCGTTGAAAGGTATCTGGATACAGTCATGCAGAAGGAAAATATTCTCATAAATGGGAAACCCGCAAGGTTTTACCATAATGAGCAAAGTGTTAGGGTAGTTGACTTATTGGAAAGCAGAAATACAGAATATAAAGGGTTGAATCTCACCTATGAGGTAAGAGAAGGAATTCTAAAACACAATAAGGATAGCAGTGGAATCTATAATAAGCTTAAACCCAATAAACCCTGCTCATCTCTTGAAGGCCAAATCGTTGGTTTGGTTGATACGGTAGCATATCTTTGTCATGACTTACAGGATGGTATTCAATCAGGACTTATTGAAGATGCTGAGCACACCAATAGAGATTTTAGAGAAGGAATGAAAGAAGTTAAGGACATTATTGCCAACATACTGAAAGTTAATACGAATAAGATTGATTTTACCAGATATAGTGACACTTATTTTATTGATGATTTAATTCATTCCCTTATTATGAACATCACTGTAAAAAGTGTTGAGAATCTTATAAGGAACGGTATTAAAACACAAGAGGACATTAAAGCGGCTGCTGACCGAGGGGAAACTATCATAGCTTTTCATGACTTTGAAAGTAAGGCTTTTGATAGACTAAGAAAATTAATTTATAACAATGTATATGGACTTCACACAATTGAAACCATGGACAGAAAGGCAGAGTCTGTTGTGAAAGAGCTATTTGAACGTTTCAGAGATAACGAGAAACTTCTTCCACCAGATATTCTAGATAAATATCTGCATTTGAATTTAGTGCCAGGATATGATGGATTACCCCTTAGCAAGGAACAAGTCATCATTGACTACATATCCTGTATGACGGATCGATTTGCCTTAGAAGAGTATGAACGGCTTCGAAATCCGCATATAAAAATATAA
- a CDS encoding radical SAM/SPASM domain-containing protein produces MERTMECNIIEWNKDVSFLKYKNRVIIGNRFNGKWLKISKECFDILEKIIDLKLDSRELFDVFEDKEDCDYFRILIDKLEEAKCFKERNEEQEHEIEYIYFALTNRCNLNCIHCSVDASSRLREEYLDTNEIISIIDKIIKVNAKAIIFTGGEPLIRNDFFAILEYTRKHFSGKIILMTNATLINENNVSELAQNLDSIDISLDGVNEETCSRIRGKGVFNKVVSAIKLLQQNGLTEISVSMVLSKINEPLLDDFYNLNKNLGTTPVPRVFAELGRGKESKDEFIPQSELSSYAGIKTKEEYDKDKRELYDTLKVCDCRACKTNYTINYDGNLYPCGLLINDKYKLANMRDMRDFNSVLEFSDKQAILNVENIQPDNYEKCKDCEINIFCWSCIESIDQLDGTEEFTNRCNRIKNYLIETIWESEY; encoded by the coding sequence ATGGAAAGAACTATGGAATGTAATATCATAGAATGGAATAAGGATGTATCATTTCTTAAGTATAAAAACCGTGTTATTATAGGAAATAGATTTAATGGAAAGTGGCTAAAGATATCAAAAGAATGTTTTGATATCTTAGAGAAAATTATAGATTTAAAGTTAGATAGTAGAGAACTATTTGATGTGTTTGAAGATAAGGAAGATTGTGATTATTTTAGAATTTTAATAGATAAATTAGAAGAGGCAAAATGTTTTAAGGAAAGAAATGAAGAGCAAGAACATGAAATCGAATATATTTATTTTGCGCTGACGAATAGATGCAATCTAAATTGTATTCACTGTTCTGTAGATGCTAGTTCAAGATTAAGGGAGGAATATCTTGATACAAATGAAATTATATCCATTATAGATAAAATAATAAAAGTAAATGCGAAAGCAATCATCTTTACAGGTGGAGAACCACTAATAAGAAATGATTTTTTTGCAATTCTAGAGTACACGAGGAAACATTTTTCAGGGAAAATTATACTTATGACTAACGCTACATTAATTAATGAAAATAATGTTTCAGAATTAGCCCAAAATTTAGATTCAATTGATATAAGTTTAGATGGGGTGAATGAAGAAACTTGTTCTAGAATTAGAGGAAAGGGAGTCTTTAATAAAGTAGTTAGTGCAATAAAGCTATTACAACAAAACGGACTCACTGAGATATCAGTATCCATGGTTTTAAGCAAAATTAATGAACCACTATTAGATGATTTTTATAATTTAAATAAAAATTTGGGTACAACACCTGTGCCACGTGTATTTGCAGAACTAGGTAGAGGAAAAGAATCAAAAGATGAATTTATACCACAATCAGAACTATCAAGTTATGCAGGAATAAAAACAAAAGAAGAATATGATAAAGATAAACGTGAGTTATATGATACATTAAAGGTGTGCGATTGTAGAGCTTGCAAAACAAATTATACAATTAACTATGACGGAAATTTATATCCATGTGGTCTTTTAATTAATGATAAATATAAATTAGCAAATATGCGAGATATGCGAGATTTTAATTCTGTTTTGGAGTTTTCTGACAAACAAGCAATCCTAAATGTAGAAAATATTCAGCCAGATAACTATGAAAAATGTAAAGATTGTGAAATAAATATTTTTTGCTGGAGTTGTATCGAGTCAATTGATCAATTAGATGGGACAGAAGAGTTTACGAATCGATGTAATCGAATAAAAAATTATTTGATTGAAACAATATGGGAAAGTGAATACTAG
- a CDS encoding RNA polymerase sigma factor gives MGTRINAPDEKFIEFYDQYFELVYRICFLYMNNNLDAQIMVQSVFTKYQKSKIVFLNGEHAKVWVITTVVGLCDEVLKPWRYSVFPYAVYNDYNTPEDLLAGMKNVLSQKNVRLKNYVKETPYTNNNNIVSDDKNHNESNSETNHNDDDLIERNLESDFKQFILSRLLGLPKKYIAIAYMYYQERYTVEDIGRYLKRSERCVAYILKRCSIALQSGCKESEKLEIILVQKVIEEIKPDIELKEKLLDNISKGTNLLEKQNFYQLYKYYIYCRIIVAVSICLIILIGSFVMRQEKDRFYINGTNVEITEATWVEDRGPSFSFTVEGNSIDLAVFASENHYLKNVNDVIGISELYRWPSISSYINSTMKATAYLMVEQKENKNITIAWTPKSLNDSRNKGSRDLNYSQFQEETDVILYQIQKDDQSINQGGIEIKRLSDGQVSARLISIPNSELKYRLKKVKEK, from the coding sequence ATGGGGACACGAATCAATGCTCCAGATGAGAAATTTATAGAGTTTTATGACCAGTATTTTGAGCTAGTATATCGGATTTGCTTCTTATATATGAATAATAATTTAGATGCACAGATTATGGTACAAAGCGTCTTTACAAAATATCAAAAGAGTAAAATAGTATTTTTAAATGGAGAACATGCTAAGGTTTGGGTTATAACTACAGTAGTTGGTTTATGCGATGAAGTTTTAAAACCGTGGAGATATTCGGTGTTTCCGTATGCTGTCTATAATGATTATAATACACCGGAGGATTTGTTGGCAGGCATGAAGAATGTACTTTCACAGAAGAATGTTAGGTTGAAAAACTATGTTAAAGAAACTCCATATACTAACAATAATAATATAGTTTCAGATGATAAGAATCATAATGAGAGCAATTCTGAAACGAACCACAATGATGACGATTTAATAGAAAGAAATCTGGAAAGTGATTTTAAGCAATTCATTTTATCCCGTCTCTTGGGGTTGCCCAAGAAATATATTGCCATAGCATATATGTACTATCAGGAACGTTATACCGTGGAGGACATAGGAAGGTACTTAAAACGTAGTGAGAGGTGTGTCGCATATATATTAAAACGATGCAGTATAGCTTTGCAGTCTGGCTGCAAGGAGTCAGAAAAGTTAGAAATTATTTTAGTACAAAAAGTAATTGAAGAGATAAAACCAGACATAGAGTTGAAGGAAAAGCTATTAGACAACATTTCAAAGGGTACTAATCTTTTAGAAAAACAGAATTTTTACCAGCTTTATAAGTACTATATTTATTGTAGAATTATTGTAGCAGTCTCAATCTGCCTCATTATACTTATTGGTTCTTTTGTTATGAGACAGGAGAAAGACCGGTTTTATATTAACGGAACAAACGTGGAGATTACAGAGGCTACGTGGGTTGAAGACAGGGGGCCTTCCTTTTCTTTTACAGTGGAGGGGAATAGTATTGATTTGGCCGTTTTTGCAAGTGAAAATCATTACTTAAAAAATGTAAACGATGTAATAGGAATTAGTGAGCTTTATAGGTGGCCGTCAATATCTTCATATATAAATAGCACAATGAAAGCAACAGCCTATCTTATGGTAGAGCAGAAAGAAAACAAGAATATAACAATAGCATGGACACCCAAAAGTCTAAATGACAGTAGGAATAAAGGAAGCAGGGATTTAAACTATTCTCAGTTTCAGGAGGAAACAGATGTTATCCTTTACCAAATTCAGAAAGATGACCAAAGTATAAATCAGGGTGGAATTGAAATAAAACGACTTTCTGATGGTCAAGTGTCTGCCAGATTGATTAGCATACCCAATAGTGAATTAAAGTATAGGTTGAAGAAAGTCAAGGAAAAATAA
- a CDS encoding flagellin produces the protein MQVAGVNSITEIYKQLSTLRKVNSAADNPAGIAISQKLISSSNGYDVGNNNAGTSKDLLSTAEGGLSKIQDSLQRMRELSVQASNGIYNLDDKQAIQDEIDALKSTIQDAAKGTEFNTIKLLDGSKADLNLALNPSGSGMTIQLENTTLETLGIADFDVTGDFDITAIDNALRKVSESRSSIGSTQNVLEHKTNYNSLASINLQQANGRIIDLDAGRAVSDKQKEELLNEYKLFNMKESIRNSNTTVNRLLGF, from the coding sequence ATGCAAGTAGCAGGTGTTAATTCGATTACAGAGATTTATAAGCAACTATCAACTTTACGCAAAGTAAATTCAGCCGCTGACAACCCCGCAGGAATTGCTATTTCACAAAAATTAATTTCTAGTAGTAATGGATATGATGTGGGAAACAACAATGCAGGCACATCAAAAGATTTACTTTCTACAGCAGAGGGTGGATTAAGTAAGATTCAGGACAGTCTGCAAAGAATGAGAGAGTTAAGTGTTCAAGCTTCTAATGGTATTTATAATCTGGACGATAAGCAGGCAATTCAGGATGAAATTGATGCATTGAAATCAACCATTCAAGATGCGGCAAAGGGGACGGAATTTAATACAATAAAACTATTAGATGGAAGCAAGGCGGATTTAAATCTTGCATTAAACCCCAGTGGAAGCGGCATGACAATACAGTTAGAGAATACGACATTAGAGACCTTGGGTATTGCAGATTTTGATGTAACAGGTGATTTTGATATTACAGCGATTGACAATGCCTTACGTAAGGTGAGTGAAAGTCGTTCTAGTATTGGCAGTACACAAAATGTCTTGGAACATAAAACAAATTACAATTCCTTAGCCAGCATAAACTTGCAGCAAGCAAATGGAAGAATCATTGATTTAGATGCAGGCAGGGCAGTTTCAGATAAACAGAAAGAGGAACTGTTAAATGAATATAAATTATTTAATATGAAAGAAAGTATTCGGAATAGTAATACAACAGTAAATCGGTTATTAGGGTTTTAG
- a CDS encoding S8 family serine peptidase — translation MLNRTQENTIAIIDSGIDTENHILMKCVQGGVTIKNGEILSGFYDENGHGTKCVSTIMKYCKDANYFIIKVLNKDMEGTGNDIIHALNYIKESKIKIINLSLSTSNRYYKRDFEEICGELKENGKIVIASKDNSLSNRSYPSSCKNVIGVLGGIYLPENEFWYNNSYKFQAVSSSVPKLTLSLNNQYEMFSGNSKACAIFTGIIFNQLSTYDFDSKEIDSILRQAAVKRKWSYQSINNNISYTIDYEEKVNVNQKILDKIKSVIKDVLELDLERVKLLDQYILFYHNIGLNYKNCINLLDKLEREFSIKINYEDVSFFDCLSIYSLKNLVQRSSYEKPYKEG, via the coding sequence ATGCTAAATAGAACACAAGAAAATACAATTGCTATTATTGACAGTGGAATCGATACAGAAAATCACATATTGATGAAATGTGTTCAAGGTGGAGTCACAATCAAAAATGGTGAAATATTAAGTGGTTTCTATGATGAGAATGGACATGGAACAAAATGCGTATCGACCATAATGAAATATTGTAAGGATGCTAATTATTTCATAATAAAAGTATTAAATAAAGATATGGAAGGCACAGGGAATGACATTATTCATGCTTTGAACTATATAAAAGAATCAAAGATAAAAATAATAAATTTAAGTTTATCAACAAGCAATAGATACTATAAACGTGACTTTGAAGAAATATGTGGTGAGTTAAAAGAAAATGGAAAGATTGTAATAGCATCAAAGGATAATAGCCTTTCTAATAGAAGTTATCCGTCTTCTTGTAAAAATGTTATAGGTGTTCTAGGAGGTATATATTTACCGGAAAACGAATTTTGGTATAACAATTCATACAAATTCCAAGCAGTTTCAAGTTCTGTTCCAAAATTGACATTAAGTTTAAATAATCAATATGAAATGTTTTCAGGAAATAGTAAAGCTTGCGCTATTTTTACAGGTATTATATTTAATCAATTATCTACTTATGATTTTGATAGTAAGGAAATAGATAGTATTCTACGACAAGCGGCAGTGAAGAGAAAGTGGAGCTATCAGTCTATTAATAATAATATATCATACACGATAGACTATGAAGAAAAAGTAAATGTAAATCAGAAGATTTTAGATAAAATCAAATCTGTTATTAAGGACGTATTAGAATTAGATTTAGAAAGAGTTAAATTGTTAGATCAATATATTCTTTTTTATCACAATATAGGTTTAAATTACAAAAACTGTATTAATTTACTTGATAAATTGGAAAGAGAATTTAGTATTAAGATAAATTATGAAGATGTAAGTTTTTTTGATTGTCTATCAATTTATTCATTGAAAAATCTTGTTCAAAGGAGTTCATATGAGAAGCCATACAAAGAAGGATAA
- a CDS encoding radical SAM/SPASM domain-containing protein: MLFNIWVTTKCNMNCRYCYEKQQKNDKIMDQNIAQKIISFINTSVKKKEMDEPIIINFHGGEPLLNFGIIKYITNSIRQMLEKRKLYFGVTTNGTLLNDEIIDFLCDNFSYSLSISIDGYKEVNDYNRILFNGQGVHNLIIHHIEKLLEKSNDVRARMTFTSETVKYLYDSVNYLYNLGFKVIVPVADYFDSHWNHESIQCLAKELEKIYAQFPFSKRVKEDLVLGLIRDNNVRFKNGLCDPKNCAVNINYDGLLYPCSYVVNDENYAIGDVVTGIEMEKLEFIYTLSKAANEECSGCTNYDYCVSTRCKLMNKVMTGDFNKASPVFCNIENIVLEYADKYYLLG, encoded by the coding sequence ATGCTTTTTAATATTTGGGTTACAACAAAGTGTAATATGAATTGTAGATATTGTTATGAAAAGCAACAGAAGAATGACAAAATTATGGATCAGAACATAGCTCAAAAGATTATATCTTTTATAAATACATCTGTTAAAAAGAAAGAAATGGATGAGCCTATCATCATTAATTTTCATGGTGGAGAGCCATTGCTTAATTTTGGGATTATTAAGTATATTACGAATTCTATAAGGCAAATGCTTGAAAAAAGAAAGCTGTATTTTGGAGTAACAACAAATGGGACTTTGTTAAATGATGAAATAATAGATTTCTTATGTGATAATTTCTCTTACTCACTCTCAATTAGTATTGATGGTTATAAGGAAGTGAATGATTATAATCGGATTTTATTTAATGGACAAGGGGTACATAATCTTATAATCCATCATATTGAAAAACTATTAGAAAAAAGTAATGATGTACGTGCAAGAATGACTTTCACATCAGAGACGGTAAAGTATTTATATGATTCAGTGAATTACTTATACAACTTAGGATTTAAAGTAATTGTTCCGGTAGCGGATTATTTTGATTCACATTGGAATCATGAATCGATTCAATGTTTAGCTAAAGAGTTAGAAAAAATCTATGCTCAGTTTCCGTTTTCCAAACGTGTGAAAGAAGATCTCGTATTAGGGTTAATCAGAGATAATAATGTAAGATTCAAGAATGGGTTATGTGATCCAAAAAATTGTGCAGTTAATATTAATTATGATGGGTTACTGTATCCTTGTTCTTATGTGGTGAATGATGAGAATTATGCTATTGGTGATGTGGTAACTGGTATCGAAATGGAAAAACTAGAATTTATTTATACCTTATCAAAAGCAGCGAATGAAGAGTGTAGTGGATGTACTAATTATGATTATTGTGTCTCTACTCGTTGTAAGTTAATGAATAAGGTAATGACCGGTGATTTTAATAAAGCCTCACCAGTATTTTGCAATATAGAAAATATTGTTTTAGAATATGCTGATAAATACTATTTGTTAGGTTAA
- the hemL gene encoding glutamate-1-semialdehyde 2,1-aminomutase, translating to MKDNQSAVLYEQACKVMPGGVNSPVRAFGSVGRTPLFISRAKGSKIYDEDNNEFVDYVCSWGPAILGHAREEVIDVVTKAARDGLTYGAPTKREVQLAELIAEIMPSMEMLRLVSSGTEAVMSAIRAARGYTGKDMIIKFRGCYHGHSDGLLVKAGSAALTQSQPDSAGVPKAYSENTLIAEFNHKESVEELFEKYKGKIAGIVVEPVAANMGVVLPQENFLHFLREITLENDALLIFDEVITGFRLSIGGAQAYYGIKPDLTTLGKIVGGGMPIGAYGGRKDIMEMISPLGPVYQAGTLSGNPVATAAGLKTLEILKANPQYYSEMKEKAEYLANTFREYGTHSGEAVHVNQVGSLLSAFFTEKQVTDFESANSSDTKKYAVYFNRLLEQGIYVAPSQYEAMFVSAAHSWEEVKRTAEIIKGKL from the coding sequence ATGAAGGATAATCAGTCAGCAGTATTGTATGAACAGGCGTGTAAGGTTATGCCTGGTGGGGTGAACAGTCCGGTAAGAGCATTTGGATCAGTAGGAAGAACGCCCTTATTCATAAGCCGTGCAAAGGGAAGTAAAATATACGATGAAGATAATAATGAATTTGTTGATTATGTATGCTCCTGGGGACCGGCTATATTAGGACATGCCAGAGAAGAAGTAATTGATGTCGTAACAAAAGCTGCAAGAGATGGATTAACTTACGGTGCACCTACCAAACGAGAGGTGCAGCTGGCAGAATTAATTGCTGAAATTATGCCTTCAATGGAAATGCTCAGACTGGTAAGTTCTGGTACAGAAGCGGTTATGAGTGCTATTCGAGCAGCCAGAGGATATACAGGAAAAGATATGATTATTAAATTTAGAGGCTGTTATCATGGACACTCCGACGGGTTACTAGTAAAAGCTGGTTCGGCTGCATTAACGCAGTCTCAGCCGGACAGTGCCGGAGTTCCGAAGGCGTATTCAGAAAACACCTTAATTGCAGAATTTAATCATAAGGAATCTGTAGAGGAATTATTTGAAAAATACAAGGGAAAGATTGCAGGTATTGTTGTGGAACCGGTAGCAGCTAATATGGGTGTAGTTTTACCACAAGAAAATTTCCTGCATTTTTTAAGAGAGATAACATTAGAAAATGATGCACTTTTAATTTTCGATGAAGTAATTACAGGGTTTCGACTAAGTATTGGCGGAGCGCAGGCATATTATGGTATAAAGCCTGACCTGACAACACTTGGCAAGATAGTGGGCGGTGGAATGCCAATTGGTGCCTATGGCGGAAGAAAAGATATTATGGAGATGATTTCACCATTAGGCCCCGTATATCAAGCGGGAACCTTATCCGGTAATCCGGTAGCAACAGCAGCAGGACTAAAGACTCTAGAAATCTTAAAAGCAAATCCCCAGTACTATTCTGAAATGAAAGAAAAAGCGGAATATTTGGCTAATACATTCAGAGAATACGGAACACATTCAGGTGAGGCAGTACATGTAAACCAGGTAGGTTCTTTGCTAAGTGCCTTTTTTACGGAAAAACAAGTAACAGATTTTGAATCTGCGAATTCTTCTGATACTAAAAAATATGCTGTATATTTTAATCGGTTATTGGAACAGGGAATTTATGTAGCACCTTCTCAGTACGAGGCAATGTTCGTTTCTGCTGCCCATTCCTGGGAAGAGGTAAAACGTACCGCTGAAATTATAAAGGGTAAGCTATAG